The Methanohalophilus portucalensis genome window below encodes:
- a CDS encoding amino acid-binding protein, translating into MRVSMDIELKDTPGQLLCALTPISELRGNLKSIVHHHEERTPRGTIPVQLVFEAEPDNLDAIIDKLKKNGIGISRVDEKRLIEEGAVILIGHIVHTDIQDTINSIDRTGYAEVVDISLSMPHINTTSSASLKICAVGIKELHEAISILKNVAEKKDLLVVEPIRAEFS; encoded by the coding sequence ATGAGAGTTTCAATGGATATAGAACTGAAAGACACGCCAGGTCAGCTCCTTTGCGCTCTGACACCCATATCAGAATTACGCGGGAACCTGAAATCAATTGTCCATCACCATGAAGAAAGGACACCAAGAGGCACCATTCCAGTACAGCTCGTTTTTGAAGCCGAACCTGATAATCTCGATGCAATTATAGATAAACTTAAAAAAAATGGCATAGGAATCAGCAGAGTAGATGAAAAAAGATTGATCGAGGAAGGAGCAGTCATCCTGATAGGTCACATTGTCCATACTGATATTCAGGACACTATCAACAGCATTGACAGGACCGGGTATGCAGAAGTTGTGGACATTTCCCTTTCCATGCCCCATATCAATACTACTTCATCTGCTTCCCTGAAGATATGTGCTGTTGGGATAAAAGAACTGCATGAAGCAATCAGCATACTAAAAAATGTTGCAGAGAAAAAAGACCTGCTTGTTGTTGAGCCCATAAGGGCAGAATTTTCCTGA
- a CDS encoding helix-turn-helix transcriptional regulator translates to MSNKQLRINTIVLLCILVLCSCAAAEETATVHGSLYNWYTLEPQEDVILEINTTPAQTVVASNGIYAFNLEPGSYLIEARGYENGTLTAYSEEEIIIKKQGDYVIDILLYPVYEEDIEDLNDTELSNLTASVEEGTKIVEQTSDDKDNYSYFLILIIPLLIVAIYFYRHKREDYNQKPVTTIPDMPKVEHTPEMAPSGEISQEVQPEEGKKEEELPADLKEILTIVKKAGGRITQKDLRQKLNCSEAKTSLMIADLQRRGLIDKFKKGRGNILVLKD, encoded by the coding sequence GTGAGTAACAAGCAACTTCGAATAAATACAATTGTCCTGCTGTGTATTCTGGTATTGTGCAGCTGTGCAGCCGCCGAAGAAACTGCAACAGTTCATGGTTCACTATATAACTGGTACACTTTAGAACCACAGGAAGATGTCATACTCGAAATAAACACAACTCCTGCACAAACAGTAGTGGCCAGCAATGGGATATATGCATTCAACCTGGAGCCTGGATCATATCTTATAGAAGCCAGAGGGTATGAAAACGGTACACTCACAGCTTACTCAGAAGAAGAAATTATAATCAAAAAGCAAGGAGATTACGTAATAGACATACTGCTTTATCCGGTATATGAGGAAGATATTGAAGACCTCAACGATACTGAATTAAGCAACCTGACAGCCTCTGTAGAGGAAGGTACAAAAATCGTTGAACAAACATCTGATGATAAGGATAACTACTCCTATTTCTTAATACTCATTATTCCACTACTTATTGTTGCAATCTATTTTTATCGCCACAAAAGGGAAGATTATAATCAAAAACCTGTTACAACTATTCCGGATATGCCCAAGGTTGAACATACACCTGAGATGGCACCATCTGGTGAAATATCTCAAGAAGTGCAGCCAGAAGAGGGCAAAAAAGAAGAGGAACTACCCGCAGACCTGAAGGAAATTCTGACAATAGTAAAAAAAGCCGGAGGAAGAATAACCCAGAAAGATCTCAGGCAGAAACTTAATTGTTCTGAGGCAAAAACAAGCCTGATGATCGCAGATCTGCAGAGAAGAGGACTCATTGACAAGTTCAAAAAGGGAAGAGGAAATATACTGGTATTAAAAGATTAA
- the htpX gene encoding zinc metalloprotease HtpX, translating to MKNMLKTTVLLATLTGLLVMVGSYWGTGGMLIAFAFAILMNFGTYWYSDKIVLKMYKAKEVTEAEAPQLYRIVHNLAYNAGLPMPRVYIVETSMPNAFATGRNPEHAAVAVTTGIMDILNSEEIEGVLAHELAHVRNRDTLISAIAATIAGVITLVATWAQWAAIFGGLGGRDGEGNNIIGFLALVIVAPLAATIIRLAISRSREFAADSEGARISKNPRALASALSKLEKGASNYKQNPKDVKASESTAHMFIVNPIRKSTIANLFRTHPNTEERIKRLENMH from the coding sequence ATGAAGAACATGCTTAAAACTACAGTATTACTTGCAACACTCACGGGTCTGCTGGTAATGGTTGGTTCATACTGGGGTACAGGAGGAATGCTGATTGCTTTTGCCTTTGCTATCCTCATGAATTTCGGTACCTACTGGTATAGTGACAAGATTGTGCTTAAAATGTACAAGGCAAAAGAAGTTACAGAAGCCGAAGCTCCACAGCTGTACCGGATAGTGCATAACCTTGCTTACAATGCCGGCCTGCCAATGCCGCGGGTTTATATTGTGGAGACATCCATGCCCAATGCTTTTGCTACAGGCAGGAATCCTGAGCATGCTGCTGTGGCAGTAACTACAGGTATTATGGATATCCTGAATTCAGAGGAGATCGAAGGTGTTCTGGCTCATGAACTTGCTCATGTCAGGAATAGGGACACACTTATCAGTGCAATAGCCGCAACAATTGCAGGTGTGATCACCCTGGTTGCCACATGGGCCCAGTGGGCAGCAATATTTGGAGGTCTCGGCGGACGTGATGGTGAAGGCAATAATATCATAGGCTTCCTGGCCCTTGTAATAGTTGCTCCCCTTGCAGCCACGATTATACGCCTTGCAATTTCCCGGTCCCGCGAATTTGCAGCGGATTCAGAAGGGGCTCGTATTTCCAAAAATCCCCGGGCTCTTGCAAGTGCTCTTTCTAAACTTGAGAAGGGTGCAAGCAATTACAAGCAGAATCCAAAGGATGTGAAAGCATCTGAAAGTACGGCTCATATGTTTATCGTAAATCCGATAAGGAAAAGCACGATTGCAAACCTTTTCCGTACACATCCTAATACAGAAGAGCGTATTAAACGCCTGGAAAATATGCATTAA
- a CDS encoding DUF488 domain-containing protein, whose protein sequence is MEDQRTCYTIGYGNSVFDEFLNRLLDNTIKIVVDVRSYPQSQRPEFNAENLKVKLPENEIVYCHYPLLGGMGERSYIEYMKSAAFRKGFTDLLYQINRKANKDTKIALMCAEKNPRNCHRRHIAERLEKEGIKVIHLTEPGQASLIF, encoded by the coding sequence ATGGAAGACCAGCGGACATGCTATACTATTGGTTATGGAAATAGCGTTTTTGATGAATTCCTGAATAGATTACTGGACAATACCATAAAAATAGTTGTGGATGTACGTAGTTATCCACAATCACAGCGTCCGGAATTCAATGCAGAAAACCTGAAAGTTAAACTCCCAGAAAATGAAATTGTCTATTGTCACTACCCTTTGCTTGGAGGGATGGGTGAGCGTTCTTATATAGAATATATGAAAAGTGCAGCTTTCAGGAAAGGGTTTACAGACCTATTATACCAGATAAACAGGAAGGCAAACAAAGATACAAAGATTGCTCTTATGTGTGCAGAAAAGAATCCACGCAACTGTCATCGCAGACATATTGCAGAAAGACTTGAAAAAGAGGGGATAAAGGTGATACACCTGACCGAACCCGGACAGGCATCCCTCATCTTTTAA
- a CDS encoding thymidylate synthase: protein MVHNTPIGRIIKAGTISDAWYRGLNIIWNHGENVTDERGSKIKEFMNLMIVIDDPYSNEIPADISWNQERLDEYAKQLITGENPQDFEYTYGQRLRNWDGRVDQISYVIDKLKTNKTTRRATAVTWIPYIDTEVDEVPCMILDDFKVRNNRVHMTTLFRSHDFAGAYPANLYGLSQLLKYVAQNAGYETGTITTVSVSAHIYEHDWDRIEKIVTGVC from the coding sequence ATGGTTCACAATACGCCCATAGGAAGAATAATTAAGGCCGGTACAATTAGCGATGCATGGTATCGCGGACTCAATATAATATGGAATCACGGGGAAAATGTAACTGATGAAAGGGGCAGCAAAATCAAGGAATTCATGAATCTTATGATTGTTATCGATGATCCTTATTCCAATGAAATACCTGCTGACATTTCCTGGAATCAGGAACGTCTGGACGAATATGCAAAACAGCTAATTACGGGAGAAAATCCCCAGGACTTCGAATATACTTACGGGCAGCGATTACGCAACTGGGATGGGCGAGTTGACCAGATTTCCTATGTAATTGACAAGCTCAAAACCAATAAAACCACCCGCAGGGCAACTGCGGTAACATGGATACCCTATATTGATACTGAAGTTGATGAAGTGCCATGTATGATTCTCGATGATTTCAAAGTCCGGAACAATCGGGTTCATATGACCACTCTTTTCCGCAGTCATGATTTCGCAGGAGCCTATCCTGCAAATCTTTACGGTCTTTCACAGCTTCTAAAATATGTGGCACAGAATGCCGGTTATGAGACAGGTACTATTACAACGGTCAGTGTATCTGCACATATATATGAACATGACTGGGACCGTATTGAAAAGATTGTAACAGGAGTGTGCTAA
- the aroA gene encoding 3-phosphoshikimate 1-carboxyvinyltransferase, protein MRVKVSRTSVEGEVFAPPSKSYTHRAITIGSLSEKCVVRRPLISEDTKATIRACKMLGAHINEEKGDLFIEGVKGKPHIPEDVIDVGNSGTTLRFMTAVASLVDGVSILTGDNSLRTRPNGPLIEVLHDLGAEVISTLNNGCAPLVVKGGLKGAIAKIDGSISSQFISALLIACPLTSQSTTLSIKGELRSKPYVNVTLEILREAGAEIFEDSNHNIKFIIPPNQDYDLKDYLVPGDFSSASYLLAAAAMTGSRVVVKNMFPSQQGDMAIIDILKQMGAGVSWDKENGVVTVNGRDLKGVRVDAAATPDLVPTIAVLGAVAEGQTVIENAEHVRYKETDRLHAMAVELKKMGVSVKEDRDQLTIKGGKLKGGDLHGWHDHRIVMALTIAGMVAGDTTVDTAESIFISYPNFFDDIRSLGADVVVNKQ, encoded by the coding sequence ATGAGGGTAAAAGTCAGTCGTACCAGTGTGGAGGGGGAAGTTTTTGCACCCCCCTCAAAAAGTTACACGCACAGGGCAATTACTATTGGTTCCCTTTCTGAGAAGTGTGTTGTTCGCAGGCCACTTATTTCGGAAGATACCAAGGCTACGATCCGTGCATGTAAAATGCTTGGCGCACATATTAATGAGGAGAAAGGGGACCTTTTTATTGAAGGGGTGAAAGGCAAACCTCACATTCCTGAAGATGTAATTGATGTGGGTAATTCGGGTACAACATTGCGTTTCATGACTGCTGTAGCATCCCTTGTGGACGGTGTATCGATTCTAACGGGTGATAATTCCCTGCGCACCAGGCCAAATGGTCCCCTTATTGAAGTTTTGCATGATTTGGGTGCGGAAGTAATATCCACTCTGAATAACGGCTGTGCTCCTCTTGTAGTTAAAGGGGGGTTGAAAGGAGCAATAGCCAAGATAGATGGCTCCATCAGTTCTCAGTTCATCTCCGCACTTTTGATAGCATGTCCCCTCACAAGCCAGAGTACCACTCTTTCCATAAAGGGTGAGCTTCGTTCAAAACCCTATGTCAATGTCACTCTCGAAATACTGCGTGAGGCAGGAGCTGAAATATTTGAAGATAGTAACCATAACATAAAATTCATAATTCCTCCCAATCAGGATTACGATTTAAAGGATTATCTGGTTCCAGGAGACTTTTCTTCTGCATCATATTTACTGGCTGCTGCCGCAATGACCGGTTCCAGGGTAGTTGTGAAGAACATGTTCCCTTCCCAACAGGGGGATATGGCTATAATTGACATACTCAAGCAAATGGGTGCGGGAGTATCCTGGGATAAAGAAAACGGTGTGGTAACGGTTAATGGACGTGATCTAAAAGGTGTACGGGTGGATGCTGCAGCTACGCCGGACCTTGTGCCAACTATAGCTGTCCTGGGTGCTGTCGCTGAAGGACAAACCGTGATAGAGAACGCCGAACATGTCAGGTATAAGGAAACTGACAGGCTACATGCCATGGCTGTGGAACTCAAGAAGATGGGTGTTTCTGTGAAGGAAGATCGGGACCAACTGACAATAAAAGGGGGTAAGCTCAAAGGAGGTGACCTGCATGGCTGGCATGATCATCGTATCGTAATGGCACTTACGATTGCCGGCATGGTTGCGGGTGATACAACCGTGGACACAGCAGAATCGATATTCATCTCCTATCCCAATTTCTTTGATGATATCAGGTCTCTGGGTGCTGATGTTGTTGTGAATAAACAGTGA
- a CDS encoding NAD(P)/FAD-dependent oxidoreductase: MIVTMRYDVAVVGAGPVGSVAARYAALQGAKVALFEEHATVGSPVQCAGLLSVRAMDECGISPNDSSVINSVRGAFVHSPAGTCLPIDGGSTRAFVVSRKMFDRKLASLATSEGVDIFLNSKVVAIDNNSGFRSLHVQKAGKPEVIEASVVIGADGVRHGVASMVGLPAPSRIMSGIQFEVQMQTIRQDFVELFLGTCAPGFFAWVIPLSDGTARFGLATDNLASQDSLSHLCELKDKLSKTGRAVDGMLDFVVGGIPIGVAARTFSDGVLICGDAAGQVKPTSGGGVYTGAVCAKIAGEVAAKAAFENDTSQSRLEEYEIRWKQSLGKELDLGLKVHNFVGSLSDEQLNELFSSLAEPNVLSLIEKYGDMDHPSILLRKFLNPLNSRHLKGFFVAFLKTLL; the protein is encoded by the coding sequence GTGATTGTGACCATGAGGTATGATGTTGCCGTGGTGGGAGCCGGTCCCGTGGGTTCGGTTGCCGCAAGATATGCTGCCCTGCAGGGGGCAAAGGTTGCTCTTTTTGAGGAACATGCAACTGTCGGAAGTCCGGTCCAGTGTGCGGGCCTTTTGAGTGTGCGGGCTATGGATGAGTGTGGTATAAGTCCCAATGACTCTTCGGTTATTAACAGTGTCAGGGGTGCTTTTGTACATTCACCGGCAGGAACCTGTCTTCCTATAGATGGTGGAAGTACCCGTGCCTTTGTGGTCTCACGCAAGATGTTTGACAGGAAACTGGCATCCCTGGCAACTTCTGAAGGAGTGGATATTTTCCTGAACTCAAAGGTTGTTGCAATAGATAATAATTCAGGTTTTAGAAGTTTACATGTCCAAAAAGCAGGTAAACCTGAAGTTATCGAAGCCTCTGTGGTTATAGGTGCAGATGGTGTACGTCATGGTGTGGCTTCCATGGTGGGCCTGCCGGCTCCTTCACGTATTATGTCCGGAATCCAGTTTGAAGTTCAAATGCAAACAATTCGCCAGGACTTTGTGGAGCTTTTCTTAGGTACCTGTGCGCCTGGTTTTTTTGCATGGGTAATTCCATTGTCTGACGGCACTGCAAGGTTTGGACTTGCAACTGATAATTTGGCCAGTCAGGATTCTCTGTCACATCTCTGTGAACTTAAAGACAAACTTTCCAAAACAGGGCGTGCAGTAGATGGTATGCTGGATTTTGTAGTAGGAGGAATTCCTATAGGTGTTGCAGCCAGGACTTTTTCTGACGGTGTATTAATCTGCGGTGATGCAGCAGGTCAGGTAAAACCAACATCCGGGGGGGGTGTTTATACAGGGGCTGTCTGCGCAAAGATAGCAGGTGAAGTTGCTGCAAAAGCAGCATTTGAAAATGATACTTCCCAATCCCGGCTGGAAGAATATGAAATTCGCTGGAAGCAGTCTCTGGGAAAGGAGTTAGATTTGGGGCTGAAAGTGCACAATTTTGTAGGTAGTCTGTCAGATGAACAACTCAATGAATTATTTTCATCCCTTGCAGAACCGAATGTACTTTCATTAATTGAAAAGTATGGGGATATGGATCATCCTTCCATATTATTGCGTAAATTCCTGAATCCTTTAAACTCCAGGCATCTAAAAGGTTTTTTTGTAGCTTTTTTGAAGACCTTGCTGTGA
- a CDS encoding amino acid-binding protein produces MWKMLLEMFEKHPAQQKVLKILFERGFQVSKDGKVTSGKIDIAHTQLAKEAGVDRRVVDATTDTILEDETLRNIFQNVRSIPFLRDVAPALGLGVIIITPEDAATVGILSEVSGVIAAHGISIRQAVSDDPYFTDQAKMTIITDSKISGDTVNEILNIESVKGVSIY; encoded by the coding sequence ATGTGGAAAATGTTACTTGAAATGTTTGAAAAACATCCTGCCCAACAGAAGGTACTGAAAATTTTATTCGAAAGAGGTTTTCAGGTAAGTAAGGATGGGAAAGTGACCTCCGGTAAGATAGATATTGCACATACCCAGCTCGCAAAAGAGGCAGGTGTGGACCGTCGGGTCGTAGATGCAACTACCGACACAATACTTGAAGATGAAACCCTTCGAAACATATTCCAGAATGTGCGTTCAATTCCTTTCTTAAGGGATGTGGCTCCTGCACTGGGACTTGGAGTAATAATAATTACACCTGAAGATGCGGCAACAGTAGGTATTCTTTCAGAAGTATCAGGCGTGATTGCCGCACATGGTATCAGTATAAGGCAGGCAGTTTCAGATGATCCATATTTTACCGATCAGGCTAAAATGACAATTATCACTGATTCAAAGATATCAGGAGATACTGTAAATGAAATCCTTAACATAGAAAGTGTAAAAGGGGTCAGTATATACTGA
- a CDS encoding homocitrate synthase/isopropylmalate synthase family protein: MKVYKDYGDLPKIKLPLDQEVCISDSTIRDGAQMPGIVLKSGHKVRIYDYLHEIGIEKLETFVYNERDRKAIDLMLDRGYEFPEVTGWARAKTEDIDKVLQIGGLNETGILMSVSDVHILEKMGLPSREAAEDRYLEALQYAVDHGLATRAHVEDMTRADNYGFVYPMIEKIMEIDPECTIRVCDTIGYGIPFDGVDEPYGIPSITKYLKDEIGVKNIESHCHDDFGFAFTNSMAAYWYGANWSNVTFMGIGERAGNAEMEKLLLFLDQRVEGFDKYNLDVITEFSEFMHKEIGIRVPRNKAVVGKNVFSHESGIHAAGAIKNPFTYEPYPPEVVGGERIFLVGDSSGTEVLRYKIQETLRELLDVQITVEKKDPRLKSIQKDIQALYDNEKRVSCISDEEIQGYVEKYFLFEPVVEKNMSRESAYSGEYVPDPLSRKKKDV, encoded by the coding sequence GTGAAGGTATACAAAGATTATGGAGATCTGCCAAAAATCAAGCTTCCTCTTGATCAGGAGGTTTGTATCAGTGATAGTACCATCAGGGATGGAGCCCAAATGCCGGGGATAGTCTTAAAAAGCGGCCACAAGGTTCGAATTTATGACTATCTGCACGAGATCGGTATTGAAAAACTGGAAACTTTCGTTTATAATGAAAGAGATCGCAAAGCCATCGACCTCATGCTTGACAGGGGTTATGAATTCCCTGAGGTTACGGGCTGGGCACGTGCAAAAACAGAAGACATAGATAAGGTACTGCAGATTGGCGGTCTCAATGAAACCGGTATATTGATGTCTGTCTCAGATGTCCACATTCTGGAAAAGATGGGATTGCCCAGCAGAGAAGCTGCCGAGGACAGGTATCTTGAAGCCCTTCAGTATGCAGTAGATCATGGCCTTGCTACCCGTGCTCATGTGGAAGACATGACCCGTGCTGATAATTATGGTTTTGTCTATCCAATGATTGAAAAGATAATGGAAATTGACCCGGAATGTACCATAAGGGTGTGCGACACCATCGGCTATGGAATACCTTTTGACGGAGTGGACGAACCCTATGGTATTCCCTCAATTACCAAATATCTCAAAGATGAGATTGGTGTTAAAAACATCGAAAGCCACTGCCATGATGATTTTGGTTTTGCTTTTACAAATTCGATGGCAGCTTACTGGTATGGTGCAAACTGGTCCAATGTAACATTTATGGGTATAGGTGAAAGGGCCGGAAATGCTGAAATGGAAAAATTGCTTTTGTTCCTGGATCAGCGGGTGGAAGGTTTTGATAAATATAATCTTGATGTCATAACTGAATTCTCTGAATTCATGCATAAAGAAATCGGTATACGTGTGCCTCGTAATAAAGCCGTGGTTGGTAAGAATGTATTCTCCCACGAGTCAGGTATACATGCTGCCGGTGCTATTAAGAATCCTTTCACATACGAACCATATCCACCGGAGGTTGTGGGTGGAGAACGTATATTCCTCGTAGGTGATTCTTCAGGCACCGAGGTCTTAAGGTATAAGATTCAGGAAACCCTGAGGGAATTGCTTGATGTACAGATCACTGTGGAGAAAAAGGATCCCAGACTTAAATCCATACAGAAGGATATCCAGGCACTCTATGACAACGAAAAGCGTGTATCCTGTATCTCTGATGAGGAAATCCAGGGTTATGTCGAGAAATACTTCCTGTTTGAGCCAGTTGTAGAAAAGAATATGAGCCGGGAAAGTGCCTATTCTGGTGAATATGTACCAGATCCTCTTTCAAGAAAGAAGAAGGATGTATAA
- a CDS encoding isocitrate/isopropylmalate dehydrogenase family protein, translated as MNKTAAVIKGDGVGPELVDAMLKVAEAAGTNVEFVPCEAGAAWWEENGGNTLIPDETWEILENSDACFKGPTTTPGGAGSPKSVAVSIRQKYNLYANVRPTKTFPNTNTPLGDVDFICVREGTEGMYIGEEVKLTDDVYIALRKITRPACRSIARYAFEEAKKRGYDTVVPIHKSNILKQTCGTFLEEVENIGKEYPDIDIWEYHIDNIAQQLIKNPQLFNKKVLLSTNLFMDVISEECSALIGSIGLIYSANIGDNYAMFEPAHGSAPKYAGEDKVNPVATILAGAWMLDYLGEKDNANAIFKATEEVISEGKYVTYDMGGSAKLSEMTDAIVSKIK; from the coding sequence ATGAATAAAACTGCAGCAGTTATTAAAGGAGATGGAGTCGGGCCGGAACTTGTCGATGCCATGCTTAAAGTAGCAGAGGCAGCAGGTACGAATGTGGAGTTTGTACCCTGTGAAGCCGGTGCCGCCTGGTGGGAGGAAAACGGAGGAAATACCCTTATTCCCGATGAGACATGGGAAATACTGGAAAACTCCGATGCCTGTTTCAAAGGACCAACTACCACCCCCGGAGGTGCAGGTTCTCCAAAAAGTGTCGCAGTATCAATCAGACAGAAATACAATCTTTACGCAAATGTCCGACCTACAAAAACATTCCCCAACACAAACACACCCCTTGGTGATGTTGATTTTATATGCGTACGTGAAGGAACGGAAGGAATGTACATAGGTGAAGAAGTAAAACTGACGGATGATGTGTATATAGCACTGCGTAAGATCACCCGACCGGCCTGCCGTAGCATTGCAAGGTATGCCTTTGAAGAAGCAAAGAAACGTGGGTATGATACGGTCGTTCCAATCCACAAGAGCAACATTCTCAAACAGACATGTGGAACATTCCTTGAAGAAGTCGAGAACATAGGAAAAGAATATCCCGATATTGACATCTGGGAATACCACATCGACAATATTGCTCAGCAACTTATCAAGAACCCGCAGCTTTTCAACAAGAAAGTATTGCTTTCCACAAACCTGTTCATGGATGTTATCAGTGAGGAATGCTCCGCTCTTATCGGAAGTATCGGCCTGATATATTCCGCAAATATCGGGGACAATTATGCAATGTTTGAACCTGCACATGGCTCAGCACCGAAATACGCAGGAGAAGATAAAGTAAATCCTGTTGCAACAATTCTTGCCGGTGCCTGGATGCTTGACTATCTCGGAGAAAAAGACAATGCAAATGCTATTTTCAAAGCAACCGAAGAAGTCATTTCCGAAGGTAAGTATGTAACTTACGATATGGGCGGCAGTGCAAAACTCAGTGAAATGACAGATGCTATTGTCAGCAAAATTAAATAA
- a CDS encoding TatD family hydrolase yields MSPNIPITDEHIHIDPRAKGIDAVKQFQNAGGTHMMVVSKPTWTLGVEVVKPDDYRAVFDETVDIVRQINEIGVGAFPVLGVHPAEITKLCERMELENATSLMKAGLEIASEYVNEGLAVGLKSGRPHYPVSDEVWQASNSIMSHAFGLGKDLGCAVQLHTESVGEAELEDIASRAKSVGIPLDKVVKHYAPPLVDVCERIGLYPGVLAGKGAIEEALKQGSHFMMETDYIDDPQRPGAVLGPKTIPRRTLKLVETYGEEVFWKVHKENIESVYEVDIEI; encoded by the coding sequence ATGTCCCCAAACATTCCTATTACAGATGAACATATACATATTGACCCCCGGGCAAAGGGTATTGATGCTGTAAAGCAATTCCAGAATGCAGGGGGAACTCATATGATGGTGGTCTCCAAACCTACATGGACGCTTGGGGTCGAAGTTGTAAAACCCGATGACTATCGTGCTGTATTTGATGAAACTGTGGATATTGTCCGCCAGATCAATGAAATCGGGGTTGGTGCTTTTCCGGTGCTTGGCGTACATCCGGCAGAAATTACCAAACTCTGTGAAAGGATGGAACTTGAAAATGCCACCTCCCTTATGAAAGCAGGTCTGGAGATTGCATCTGAATATGTAAATGAAGGCCTTGCTGTGGGGTTGAAAAGCGGACGTCCTCATTATCCTGTCTCAGATGAGGTGTGGCAGGCTTCTAATTCAATAATGTCTCATGCTTTTGGCCTGGGCAAGGATCTGGGATGTGCTGTCCAGCTGCATACCGAAAGTGTAGGAGAAGCTGAGCTGGAGGACATTGCCAGCAGGGCAAAGAGTGTTGGTATCCCCCTGGATAAAGTTGTGAAACATTATGCACCTCCGCTTGTTGATGTCTGTGAAAGGATAGGCCTTTATCCTGGTGTACTTGCCGGCAAAGGAGCAATTGAAGAAGCCCTTAAGCAGGGTAGTCATTTCATGATGGAGACGGATTATATAGATGATCCGCAACGTCCCGGTGCAGTACTTGGTCCAAAAACCATTCCCCGTCGTACCCTGAAGCTTGTTGAAACCTACGGGGAAGAAGTTTTCTGGAAGGTTCATAAGGAGAATATCGAATCTGTTTATGAAGTGGATATTGAAATTTAA
- a CDS encoding carboxymuconolactone decarboxylase family protein, with protein MKFLIDKLPETANAFADMRSSLFKDGALDTKTKELIAVSSSVLMRCEKCVEIHAKRAKDNGATEEEIAEAIAVSMFIAGGSQLHWTRKYDQIFESVNE; from the coding sequence ATGAAATTTCTTATCGATAAATTACCGGAAACTGCAAACGCATTTGCAGACATGCGTTCATCCCTTTTCAAGGATGGCGCCCTGGACACAAAGACAAAAGAGTTGATCGCTGTTTCCTCATCGGTCCTGATGAGGTGCGAAAAATGTGTAGAAATACATGCAAAACGTGCAAAGGATAATGGGGCAACAGAGGAGGAGATTGCAGAAGCAATTGCAGTCTCGATGTTTATTGCCGGTGGTTCGCAACTGCACTGGACCCGGAAATACGATCAGATATTTGAAAGTGTAAATGAATGA
- a CDS encoding desulfoferrodoxin family protein has product MDPSEIMKNDRSHKYDYQSKERHIPSIEVLKNYGNSGKDYIHVVVGGNMKHPNSLQHQIQWIELYARTKMLNTIKIGRVNFAPGTSPDALFKLVYFGKYREFCALAYCNVHGLWQNCIEIREELRLTAGCRREKCLQEGFGV; this is encoded by the coding sequence ATGGATCCATCGGAAATTATGAAAAATGACAGGTCACACAAATATGACTACCAATCAAAAGAAAGACACATACCTTCTATTGAAGTTCTAAAAAATTATGGCAACAGCGGCAAGGATTACATCCATGTTGTAGTCGGGGGAAATATGAAACATCCAAATTCGCTGCAGCATCAAATTCAATGGATTGAATTGTATGCACGCACTAAAATGCTGAATACGATCAAGATCGGACGAGTCAATTTCGCCCCGGGAACTTCACCTGATGCATTATTCAAACTGGTATATTTTGGCAAATACAGAGAGTTCTGCGCCCTTGCATACTGCAATGTTCACGGATTATGGCAAAATTGCATTGAAATAAGAGAAGAACTTCGTTTAACAGCCGGATGCCGTCGAGAAAAATGTTTGCAGGAAGGATTCGGAGTCTAA